In Halorussus limi, a genomic segment contains:
- a CDS encoding heterodisulfide reductase-related iron-sulfur binding cluster has translation MARFVLAQAGSEATRPTFWKIGHLGEAVFYYLAAVAIAIFAFGVYERFATYARGTESWFDRLDDLTGRIASATKIVFSNQKQFDRDLYAGLMHAFIFWGFLTLLIGTTILMIDMDIWTKALGQESFFVDAFYLSYSLVMDAMGLLFVVGVGMAIYRRYWVQNHRLWGRHTSAEDDLFVWTLFLLGVGGYVTEGVRILGTSATRDVSFETVSFVGWFVYDVLQVAGVTPETATAAYPVIWWSHALLALAFVASVPYAKPFHMISSFANVVTRDEKAGKRLPGVPDDASPEEIGHGSIEDFSWKELLDHDACTKCGRCSSVCPAKASGRPLDPRDVILDLKRYREDRDADRVEDIPIITDTTVEETYSPEGATEAVTDGGAATADSVVASETMEACMSCMACMDACPVEIEHVEQFTQMNRRLTESGQMDPNVQDTMMNVFQNGNTFGEPQRKRPDWADELDFEIPDAREQSVEYLWYVGDYPSFDERNRKVARSLATILEESGVEYGILYDDEQADGNDVRRVGEEGLYEMLVEDNAEAIQNCDYDKIVCTDPHSYNTFKNEYPEFDACEWTEDDVFHYTQVVEDLFTELGLSGTELDYTVTYHDPCHLGRYNDEYEAPREIVKATGCELDEMPRNRDNSFCCGGGGGGLWMDFDEDPKPSEERLREALNDTDAGQRVEKFVVACPMCMTMYEDGRKTGGYEDDIEIVDVSELLVEAIGQKERVEVAAD, from the coding sequence ATGGCAAGATTTGTACTGGCGCAGGCGGGGAGCGAGGCCACCCGCCCGACCTTCTGGAAGATCGGTCATCTGGGCGAGGCCGTCTTCTACTACCTCGCGGCGGTGGCGATAGCCATCTTCGCGTTCGGGGTCTACGAGCGGTTCGCGACCTACGCGCGGGGAACCGAGTCGTGGTTCGACCGCCTCGACGACCTGACGGGCCGCATCGCCTCGGCGACCAAAATCGTCTTCTCGAACCAGAAGCAGTTCGACCGCGACCTCTACGCGGGGTTGATGCACGCGTTCATCTTCTGGGGCTTCCTGACCCTGCTCATCGGGACGACGATTCTGATGATAGACATGGACATCTGGACGAAGGCGCTCGGACAGGAGTCGTTCTTCGTCGACGCGTTCTACCTCTCGTACTCGCTGGTGATGGACGCGATGGGCCTGCTGTTCGTGGTCGGGGTCGGCATGGCCATCTACCGGCGCTACTGGGTCCAGAACCATCGGCTGTGGGGCCGCCACACCTCCGCCGAGGACGACCTGTTCGTCTGGACGCTGTTCCTGTTGGGCGTCGGCGGCTACGTCACGGAGGGCGTCCGCATCCTCGGGACGAGCGCGACCCGCGACGTCTCCTTCGAGACGGTCAGCTTCGTCGGCTGGTTCGTCTACGACGTGTTGCAGGTCGCGGGCGTCACGCCGGAGACGGCGACGGCGGCCTACCCCGTAATCTGGTGGTCCCACGCCCTGCTCGCGTTGGCGTTCGTCGCGTCGGTTCCGTACGCCAAGCCGTTCCACATGATTTCCAGTTTCGCGAACGTCGTCACCCGCGACGAGAAGGCGGGCAAGCGCCTGCCGGGCGTGCCCGACGACGCGAGTCCGGAGGAAATCGGGCACGGGTCCATCGAGGACTTCTCGTGGAAGGAACTGCTCGACCACGACGCCTGCACCAAGTGCGGCCGGTGTTCGTCGGTCTGCCCCGCGAAGGCGTCGGGCCGACCGCTCGACCCCCGCGACGTGATTCTCGACCTGAAGCGGTACCGCGAGGACCGCGACGCCGACCGGGTCGAGGACATCCCCATCATCACCGACACCACCGTCGAGGAGACCTACTCGCCGGAGGGCGCGACCGAGGCGGTGACCGACGGCGGTGCCGCGACCGCAGACTCGGTCGTCGCGAGCGAGACGATGGAGGCCTGCATGTCCTGCATGGCCTGCATGGACGCCTGTCCGGTCGAAATCGAACACGTCGAGCAGTTCACCCAGATGAACCGCCGCCTGACCGAGTCGGGCCAGATGGACCCGAACGTGCAGGACACGATGATGAACGTGTTCCAGAACGGCAACACGTTCGGCGAACCCCAGCGCAAGCGCCCCGACTGGGCCGACGAGTTGGACTTCGAGATTCCCGACGCCCGCGAACAGTCGGTCGAGTACCTCTGGTACGTCGGTGACTACCCGAGTTTCGACGAGCGCAACCGGAAGGTCGCCCGGTCGCTGGCCACCATCCTCGAAGAGTCCGGCGTCGAGTACGGCATCCTCTACGACGACGAGCAGGCCGACGGCAACGACGTGCGCCGGGTCGGCGAGGAGGGCCTCTACGAGATGCTGGTCGAGGACAACGCCGAGGCGATTCAGAACTGCGACTACGACAAAATCGTCTGCACGGACCCCCACAGTTACAACACGTTCAAGAACGAGTATCCGGAGTTCGACGCCTGCGAGTGGACCGAAGACGACGTGTTCCACTACACGCAGGTGGTCGAGGACCTGTTCACCGAACTCGGTCTCTCGGGCACCGAACTCGACTACACCGTCACCTACCACGACCCCTGTCACCTCGGGCGGTACAACGACGAGTACGAGGCCCCCCGCGAAATCGTGAAAGCGACCGGATGCGAACTCGACGAGATGCCCCGTAACCGCGACAACTCCTTCTGTTGTGGCGGGGGCGGCGGCGGCCTCTGGATGGACTTCGACGAGGACCCCAAGCCGAGCGAGGAACGTCTGCGCGAGGCGCTGAACGACACCGACGCCGGCCAGCGCGTCGAGAAGTTCGTCGTCGCCTGCCCGATGTGCATGACGATGTACGAGGACGGCCGCAAGACCGGCGGCTACGAGGACGACATCGAAATCGTGGACGTGTCGGAACTGCTCGTGGAGGCCATCGGTCAGAAAGAGCGCGTGGAAGTCGCCGCGGACTGA